The following is a genomic window from bacterium.
GATGTGGCAGCACCTCTGGCCCGACCGGACGGTCGCCCAGGTGCCCATCACCAGCGTGACCAACGGCGTGCACCTGCCCAGCTGGACGGCGCCGGAGATCGAGACCCTGCGGCGCGAGGCGGGCGCCGGCGCGCCGGCGCCGGATCGCCTCTGGCGGGTGCACGAGCACCTGCGCACCGAACTGATCGGGGGCGTCCGTCGGCGTCTGCAGCGCCAGCTCGAGCGCAACAGAGCGCCGGCGGCGGAGATCGCCGACGTCGCCCGCGTGTTCGAACCGCACACGCTGACCATCGGCTTCGCCCGCCGCTTCGCCGAGTACAAGCGGGCCACGCTGCTGATGAGCGATCCCGACCGCTTCGTGCGACTGCTGACGAACGCCGACCGGCCCGTGCAGATGCTGATGGCCGGCAAGGCCCACCCGCGCAGCGAGCCGGGCAAGCTGCTGATCCAGCGCGTCTGGGAACTGTCGCGCATCCCGGCGCTGCGCGGCCGGCTGGTGGTGCTGGAGGGATACGACATCGCCCTGGCGCGCCGCATGGTGCAGGGCGCGGACATCTGGCTGAACACGCCGCGCCGCCCGCTGGAGGCCAGCGGCACCTCGGGCATGAAGGCGGCCGCCAACGGCGCCCTGAACCTCTCGGTGCTCGACGGCTGGTGGTGCGAGGGCTACGACGGGCGCAACGGCTGGGCCTTCGGCGACGACCACGGCGTGGACGAGGCCACGCAGGACGCCCGCGACGCCGACGAGCTGTTCGAGCTGCTCGAGAAGGTCGTGGTGCCGATGTTCTACGACCGCGGACCCGACGGCCTGCCCCGTGCCTGGATCGAGCGCATGCAGCACGCCATGAGTTCGGTGGCCCCGCGCTTCAGCACCGAGCGGATGGTCGACGAGTACGCCGGCCGCTTCTACCTGCCCTGCGCGATGGACGACTGAGCCGCGCGACCGCGATCGCGTCAAGCGTCCCCGGGCGAGAGCCCGGGGACGATCTGTTTCAGCTCGGCGACGTAGCGCGCGAACATCTCGCGCCCGGCCGGCGTCGGCCGGACCACGGTCCGCGGCTTCTTCCCCACGAACTCCTTGACGATCTCCACGGCCCCCCCCTGCTCCAGGGTGGCGAGGTGGACCGACAGCGTGCCGTCGGTCAAGCCCAGCAGGGCCCGCAGTTCAGTGAACGCGGTCGCGCCGGACCGCATCAGGTGGGACATGACGAGCAACCGCGCCCGGCCGTGGATCAACGGGGCCAGGGGCGTCGGCGGCACGGTGGGCTGGCCGTCACCGCCGGGCGGCGGGTACGGCGGGTCGCGGCGCACGCTGGGGCCTCCTTGCCTCCGTGGTCCGCCTCGTGCTCGGGGTCGCGGCGTCAGGAGGACCGCGCCGGCATCCTGCCTGCGCGGTCCCCCGAGAGGGTGCCGGTCGGGGATCCTTCCCCGCCCTGTGAACAGGGTCCGCGGCCTTCACCGGCGCTCCGTCCGGACCCGGCGGTCTCTCACGCCATCGACCTGGCTGTCTGTGTCGGCTGAACCGACCGCGCGCGCCGGTTTCCATCCTTGGATCCCGCGGCGCATATACTTGAATAACCCAAGTACTTTGATATTTCAAGTATAAAGATCACCCAGCGCCGAAATTATCGCACCCGGGTTTGAGCGGCGTCGGGGCGCCTTGTATCTTGGGTGCGACGCGGCGCTGCCGCTGTCCATACATGGCCCGCACAGGGCGCGAACCCATCACCTGCCTGGAGGCCGCGATGAAGACCCGCAAGTACATCGAGTTGGAGGACCGGTACGGCGCCCACAACTACCATCCGCTGGATCTCGTGATCGCGCGGGCCGACGGCATCTGGGTGGAGGATGTGGAGGGGAAGCGCTACCTGGACTGCCTGGCCGCCTACAGCGCGGTGAACCAGGGCCACTGCCACCCGCGCCTGCTGAAGGTGTTCCGGCGCCAGGCCGCGCGCGTGACGCTCACCAGCCGCGCCTTCCGCAACGACCAGCTCCCCCACTTCACCCGCGAGCTGACCGAACTGACGGGCTTCACTCGCGCGCTGCCGATGAACACGGGCGCCGAGGCCGTCGAGACCGCGGTCAAGGCCGCCCGCAAGTGGGGCTACAAGGTCAAGGGCATCCCCGCCGACCAGGCCGAGATCGTCGTCTGCGCCGACAACTTCCACGGCCGCACCACGACCATCGTCGGCTTCAGCACCGAGCCGCAGTACCGCGACGGGTTCGGGCCCTTCACGCCCGGCTTCAAGGTCGTCCCCTTCGGCGACGCGGCCGCGCTGGCCGCGGCCATCACGCCCAACACCTGCGCGTTCCTGGTGGAGCCCATCCAGGGCGAGGCCGGCATCGTGATGCCGCCGCAGGGCTTCCTGAAGAAGGCCGAGGAGATCTGCCGCGCGAACAACGTGCTGCTGATCGTCGACGAGATCCAGAGCGGCCTGGGCCGCACCGGCCGGATGTTCGCCCACGAGTGGGAGGGTGTGAAGCCCGACGGGATGATCGTCGGCAAGGCGCTCAGCGGCGGCTTCTACCCCGTCAGCGCCTTCCTGGCCAACGACGAGGTCATGGGCGTCTTCCATCCCGGCGACCACGGCTCGACCTTCGGCGGCAACCCGCTGGGCTGCGCCGTCGCGCGCGAGGCGCTCAAGGTCATCGTCGAGGAGAAGCTCGTCGAGAACTCGCTCAAGCAGGGCGAGCACTTCATGGCCGAACTGAAGAAGATCGACGCCAAGAGCATCAAGACCGTGCGCGGCACGGGCCTGTGGATCGGCGTCGTGCTGGACCGGCCCGCGCGGCCCTACTGCGAGGCGCTGATGGCCGAGGGGCTGCTCTGCAAGGAGACGCACGAGAAGGTCATCCGCATCGCGCCGCCCCTGACGATCACCCGCAAGGACGTCAACTGGGCCGTCAAGCGCATCGCGAAGGTCTTCAAACAGCTGGGCTGAGCGCGGTCGCGCGCGGAACGCAGGAACCCGGGCCGGCGGCGGCCCGGGTTCCTTTTTTCGCATCGCGCCGGCGAGCCTACTGCGGCTCCGTCGTGCTGAACGTGTACGAGTGGACCCGGTTCTGCTCGTCGAAGCGCACGATCAGGTCCTTGGTCTGCGTCTCGCCGAAAACCTGGTAGTGGTAGCGGCCGTAGGTCCAGGTCGGCCGGCCGTCCTCGACGCCCGTGCGCCAGGGCTCGCCGAACAGCGCCTTCACCTCCTGCTGCGTGGTCTGGCCCATGCGGATCTGCGCGACCCCGGAAGATGGGAACTCGTGGCCGACGGTGGCGCAGCCGCCCGCGAAGGCAGCGACCGCGATGATGGCGACCGCGACGAACGCGACGGCCAAACGGAGGGAGCGGACGCGCGGCGCCTTCATTCGACGCCCTCCTTGAGCTGCTCGCGGATCTCGACCCGGGTCATGGCGTCGCCCTGGCGGACGGCGTCCACGACGTCGTGGCCGCGGACCACCGTGCCGAAGACCGTGTGGCGGCCGTCGAGGTGGGGCTGCGGGCAGTGGGTGATGAAGAACTGGCTGCCGTTGGTGTCGGGGCCGGAGTTGGCCATCGAGAGCACCTTGGCGCCGTGGCGCAGCGGGTTGCCGCGGCACTCGTCCCCGAACTTGTAGCCCGGGCCGCCGCGGCCGGTGCCGGTGGGGTCGCCGCCCTGGATCATGAAGTCGTCGATGACGCGGTGGAACACCACACCGTCGTAGAAGCCCTCGCGGGCCAGGAACACGAAGTTGTTGACCGTGCGCGGCGCGTGCTCGGCGTGCAGTTCCAGCTCGATCTCGCCGCGCTCGGTGGCGATGACGGCGTGGTAGGTCTTGTCGGTGTCGATGCGCATCTCGGGCGGCGCGGGCCACTGCTTGTCGGACATGGGACCTCCCGTGGGGAACGTCGTGGGGGCGCGGGCTCAGGCCGCGAAGCGGTGACGGAAGACGAAGAACACCGCGCCCAGGATGCAGAGCGCCGCCCACAGGTAGTCCCGGTGGAGCGGCTCCTTCATGTACAGGACCGAGAACGGCACGAAGACCGCCAGGGTGACGACCTCCTGCAGGATCTTGAGCTGCCCCAGGTTCAACTCGGCGTGACCGATGCGGTTGGCCGGCACCTGCAGCAGGTATTCGAACAGCGCGATCCCCCAGCTGACCAGCGCGGCGACGAGCCAGTGCCGGTGCGACAGGTTCTTCAGGTGCGCGTACCAGGCGAAGGTCATGAAGACGTTGCTGCAGACCAGCAGCGCCGTCGTGACGGCGATGGTGCGGGGCATGGCGCCGGGGCGTCCTTTCGGGGGGCGGGTATCCGCGCACCATAAGGGCGGGGGCGGGGGTCGTCAAGAGGACCGGGGCGTCAAGCGGGCCGGGCGTCCGACCGCCCGATCCGGCATGACCGCGCCGGTCGGTCGTGCTATGCTGCGCCCGGCTACGGTCCCAGCGCCAGTGAACGGATGATCG
Proteins encoded in this region:
- the glgP gene encoding alpha-glucan family phosphorylase codes for the protein MWQHLWPDRTVAQVPITSVTNGVHLPSWTAPEIETLRREAGAGAPAPDRLWRVHEHLRTELIGGVRRRLQRQLERNRAPAAEIADVARVFEPHTLTIGFARRFAEYKRATLLMSDPDRFVRLLTNADRPVQMLMAGKAHPRSEPGKLLIQRVWELSRIPALRGRLVVLEGYDIALARRMVQGADIWLNTPRRPLEASGTSGMKAAANGALNLSVLDGWWCEGYDGRNGWAFGDDHGVDEATQDARDADELFELLEKVVVPMFYDRGPDGLPRAWIERMQHAMSSVAPRFSTERMVDEYAGRFYLPCAMDD
- a CDS encoding transcriptional regulator, producing the protein MRRDPPYPPPGGDGQPTVPPTPLAPLIHGRARLLVMSHLMRSGATAFTELRALLGLTDGTLSVHLATLEQGGAVEIVKEFVGKKPRTVVRPTPAGREMFARYVAELKQIVPGLSPGDA
- the rocD gene encoding ornithine--oxo-acid transaminase yields the protein MKTRKYIELEDRYGAHNYHPLDLVIARADGIWVEDVEGKRYLDCLAAYSAVNQGHCHPRLLKVFRRQAARVTLTSRAFRNDQLPHFTRELTELTGFTRALPMNTGAEAVETAVKAARKWGYKVKGIPADQAEIVVCADNFHGRTTTIVGFSTEPQYRDGFGPFTPGFKVVPFGDAAALAAAITPNTCAFLVEPIQGEAGIVMPPQGFLKKAEEICRANNVLLIVDEIQSGLGRTGRMFAHEWEGVKPDGMIVGKALSGGFYPVSAFLANDEVMGVFHPGDHGSTFGGNPLGCAVAREALKVIVEEKLVENSLKQGEHFMAELKKIDAKSIKTVRGTGLWIGVVLDRPARPYCEALMAEGLLCKETHEKVIRIAPPLTITRKDVNWAVKRIAKVFKQLG
- the bamE gene encoding outer membrane protein assembly factor BamE — its product is MKAPRVRSLRLAVAFVAVAIIAVAAFAGGCATVGHEFPSSGVAQIRMGQTTQQEVKALFGEPWRTGVEDGRPTWTYGRYHYQVFGETQTKDLIVRFDEQNRVHSYTFSTTEPQ
- a CDS encoding peptidylprolyl isomerase — translated: MSDKQWPAPPEMRIDTDKTYHAVIATERGEIELELHAEHAPRTVNNFVFLAREGFYDGVVFHRVIDDFMIQGGDPTGTGRGGPGYKFGDECRGNPLRHGAKVLSMANSGPDTNGSQFFITHCPQPHLDGRHTVFGTVVRGHDVVDAVRQGDAMTRVEIREQLKEGVE
- a CDS encoding DMT family protein codes for the protein MPRTIAVTTALLVCSNVFMTFAWYAHLKNLSHRHWLVAALVSWGIALFEYLLQVPANRIGHAELNLGQLKILQEVVTLAVFVPFSVLYMKEPLHRDYLWAALCILGAVFFVFRHRFAA